From the genome of Primulina eburnea isolate SZY01 chromosome 12, ASM2296580v1, whole genome shotgun sequence, one region includes:
- the LOC140807013 gene encoding mini-chromosome maintenance complex-binding protein: protein MVGLPYDCLANPLGAVRLTFDKAVASGYDPAVLQGQDWGAAELFRQFFFDDDCLSQVPMLNPSTLKWAQPNTLVRFRGMIQDMLGNEFYVGAYKDGDTWRTNKFADTSHSPINTSLDMQIWERRLLYCIPVPGQNFWAESSQEAVRNSHTNLISPQREKRPREDEAVMGDVDMMEFNATEGSPNSKKMREDGVSLEPLTMPQTVTEGTFSNLSLVPDAERHSFPCLIKMYDTVESEIKLNDIFEFVGILTFDPELPLDRVDNDELLQSIEDELVHLPSSKVPRIHCIIHRKLTVNDFLSGPALELMPNTAKELREALVGHLTTVLGNDRVAAQYMLLHLLSRVHTRVDSIAVGKLSLNLTCLSKESMPVFSNHLKLAIECLLPFTITLPITINYLNTISLAPKKDYNTNRLAFGFLQLAEGSHLTIDETQLQVGTLNSTGVDNTRVLKSLMESQTVEYDFTYYKMEMPVDVQLLILSEGKSHILPADLILPLRPSSVESPLTVDEEILKAWRWYLGTMKSLSHSIDPDMQKVVEDDLVAARRADRSLGSLEFSRLLTMGRLMSISFGESHLSKEHWQMVKELETIRKDRLQQKP, encoded by the exons ATGGTGGGGCTGCCGTACGATTGCCTTGCGAACCCTCTGGGAGCCGTACGCTTGACATTTGATAAGGCGGTGGCGTCCGGATACGATCCGGCGGTGCTCCAAGGCCAGGACTGGGGAGCAGCTGAATTATTCCGCCAATTCTTCTTCGACGATGATTGTCTTTCTCag GTGCCCATGCTCAATCCTTCTACCTTAAAATGGGCTCAACCCAATACTCTGGTGCGCTTTCGAGGAATGATACAAGACATGTTGGGCAATGAATTTTATGTTGGCGCATACAAG GATGGTGATACATGGAGAACAAACAAATTTGCGGATACTTCTCATTCTCCTATTAATACCTCACTTGATATGCAAATTTGGGAGCGTCGACTACTTTATTGCATTCCT GTTCCGGGGCAAAATTTTTGGGCTGAATCTTCTCAAGAGGCTGTTAGAAATTCTCATACCAATTTAATATCTCCACAGAGAGAGAAGCGGCCAAGGGAGGATGAAGCAGTTATGGGTGATGTTGATATGATG GAGTTTAATGCCACTGAGGGTTCTCCAAATTCTAAAAAGATG CGGGAGGATGGAGTTTCTTTGGAGCCTTTAACCATGCCACAGACTGTAACTGAGGGAACCTTCTCTAATTTGAGTTTGGTCCCTGATGCTGAAAGACATTCTTTTCCCTGTTTAATAAAG ATGTATGACACCGTTGAGTCCGAGATAAAGttgaatgatatttttgaatttgTCGGAATCTTGACTTTTGATCCAGAACTTCCTCTAGACAGAGTTGATAATGATGAATTATTGCAAAGTATTGAGGATGAACTGGTTCATCTGCCTTCTTCCAAG GTGCCTCGGATCCACTGTATCATACACCGGAAGCTTACGGTAAATGATTTTCTTTCTGGTCCTGCATTGGAG TTAATGCCTAACACAGCAAAAGAACTACGGGAAGCTCTTGTGGGACATTTAACAACTGTTCTTGGAAATGACAGGGTGGCTGCTCAATATATGCTACTGCATCTGTTGTCCAGG GTCCACACAAGAGTTGATTCTATTGCTGTTGGAAAGTTATCTCTAAATCTTACTTGCCTCAGCAAAGAAAGTATGCCTGTTTTCAGCAATCATCTTAAACTCGCTATCGAGTGCCTTCTTCCTTTCACAATTACCTTGCCTATAACGATAAATTATCTCAACACTATTTCACTTGCCCCAAAGAAGGATTACAATACAAAcag GCTGGCATTTGGATTTTTGCAATTGGCTGAAGGCTCGCACTTAACCATTGACGAGACCCAATTACAAGTTGGGACACTCAACTCAACTGGGGTTGATAACACAAGGGTATTAAAAAGCCTGATGGAGTCGCAAACG GTTGAGTACGATTTTACATATTATAAGATGGAGATGCCTGTAGATGTTCAACTGCTGATTCTTTCTGAAGGGAAATCTCATATTTTGCCTGCTGACCTTATTCTCCCGCTCCGTCCATCTTCTGTCGAGTCCCCTTTGACAGTGGATGAAGAAATCCTAAAAGCTTGGAGATGGTACTTGGGTACGATGAAATCTTTATCTCATTCTATTGATCCAGATATGCAAAAG GTGGTTGAAGACGATCTAGTTGCTGCCAGACGAGCTGATCGAAGCTTAGGCAGCCTTGAATTTAGCAG ATTGCTTACAATGGGCCGTCTGATGTCCATAAGTTTCGGTGAAAGTCATTTGTCAAAGGAACATTGGCAAATGGTGAAGGAGCTCGAGACAATCAGGAAGGACAGACTCCAGCAGAAGCCGTGA
- the LOC140808204 gene encoding WEB family protein At2g40480-like, producing the protein MEETAGMTETKKILDNPRVEIDTSPPFESVKEAVDWFSGSGPWIQHNLLRLAAHHHHETEPRGKMEEYAVQLETDLMLKEQETLKLLKQLEAAKRLVETLKCHLKPEFCPFLASTHQNLETRTNDSTEDLSLFPVLSPGLMFMELNHAKMNLNKTSVDLAVIQESVESLNKKMRRDGALLERRMEMEASDCGKPKAEVKGRLENCTNIAVGLERADFESEQFKNMTEASRYEVMAAMAEIERTKNSIKMVEMRLNAAKKMEEAAKAVEEIALAERSLTSSDVFLDHKRNGITLSFEEYRSLTQKAHRVEEICKTKFIDANTIQTRSKDHQSEVASVTEKNEEMKKENQHSRVADLRTKEEGSLPNDQDRYSKFKFRNSRSGGHRTAQAANENGLKGTTSTEDILSRKLIINLQNDIIVGKHVEDQHGERGHVSLSQMLREQSRTILHPGETTGDERGRVERSFFVQTKKFGFIQVPISIKKTKKKVQT; encoded by the exons ATGGAGGAAACTGCAGGTATGACTGAAACGAAAAAGATACTGGATAACCCGAGAGTGGAGATCGACACTTCGCCGCCGTTCGAGTCGGTGAAGGAGGCGGTGGACTGGTTTAGTGGCAGTGGTCCCTGGATCCAGCATAACCTACTTCGTTTAGCTGCTCATCACCAC CATGAAACCGAGCCTCGGGGGAAAATGGAGGAATATGCAGTACAACTGGAGACGGATTTAATGTTGAAAGAACAAGAAACGCTCAAATTATTGAAACAGCTGGAAGCAGCGAAGAGATTAGTCGAGACTTTGAAGTGTCACTTGAAGCCTGAATTCTGTCCTTTCTTGGCAAGTACTCATCAGAATCTAGAAACTCGTACGAATGATTCCACGGAAGATTTGAGCTTGTTTCCTGTCTTGTCTCCTGGTTTGATGTTCATGGAGCTGAATCATGCGAAAATGAACCTGAACAAAACGTCGGTAGACCTTGCTGTGATTCAGGAATCTGTGGAGTCATTAAACAAGAAAATGAGAAGAGACGGGGCTTTGCTTGAGAGGAGAATGGAAATGGAAGCATCCGACTGCGGAAAGCCGAAAGCGGAAGTGAAGGGGAGGTTGGAGAATTGCACCAACATTGCAGTGGGACTGGAACGGGCTGATTTTGAAAGCGAGCAGTTCAAGAACATGACAGAGGCTTCTAGGTATGAAGTGATGGCGGCGATGGCGGAGATAGAACGTACCAAGAACAGCATAAAGATGGTGGAAATGAGGCTAAATGCAGCCAAAAAAATGGAGGAAGCCGCTAAAGCAGTTGAAGAAATCGCACTTGCCGAAAGAAGTTTGACTTCATCAGATGTTTTCTTGGATCATAAGCGTAATGGGATCACTCTTTCGTTTGAGGAGTACCGTTCGCTTACTCAAAAGGCGCATCGAGTTGAAGAGATTTGTAAGACTAAATTTATAGATGCCAATACCATCCAAACAAGAAGCAAAGATCATCAATCAGAAGTGGCATCAGTCACAGAAAAAAATGAGGAGATGAAAAAAGAAAACCAGCATTCCCGAGTGGCGGATTTAAGGACCAAAGAGGAGGGTTCGTTACCAAATGACCAAGATCGTTACTCTAAGTTCAAGTTCAGGAATTCGCGTTCCGGTGGACATAGGACTGCACAGGCTGCGAACGAGAATGGATTGAAGGGAACGACTTCAACGGAAGACATATTAAGTAGGAAGTTGATCATTAATCTGCAAAATGATATAATTGTAGGGAAGCATGTGGAGGATCAACATGGTGAAAGGGGACATGTTTCTTTGAGCCAAATGTTACGCGAGCAGAGTCGAACCATCTTGCACCCTGGCGAGACAACGGGAGACGAGCGCGGCCGCGTCGAAAGGTCGTTCTTTGTGCAGACGAAGAAGTTTGGATTCATTCAAGTGCCAATCTCCATCAAGAAAACCAAAAAGAAAGTTCAAACTTAA
- the LOC140808197 gene encoding superoxide dismutase [Mn], mitochondrial-like — MAGVESKGFHGLIKLSLPDLPYDYDALEPTISGDIMRLHHQKHHLAYVTNYNKALEQLDGAVSTGDAATVVKLQSAIKFNGGGHVNHSIFWKNLAPVSEGGGEPPKGPLRAAIDNEFGSLEALIQKMNAEGAAVQGSGWVWLGLDKELKRLVVDTTVNQDTLGTKGSNLVPLLGIDVWEHAYYLQYKNARPDYLKNIWNVMNWRYASQVYESP; from the exons ATGGCTGGTGTTGAATCCAAAGGGTTTCATGGGCTGATCAAGCTATCGCTTCCCGATCTGCCCTACGACTACGATGCACTGGAACCCACCATCAGTGGCGATATCATGCGGCTGCACCACCAGAAGCACCACCTGGCTTATGTCACCAATTACAACAAGGCTCTGGAGCAGCTCGACGGCGCTGTTTCCACTGGAGATGCCGCCACCGTCGTCAAGTTGCAGAGCGCCATCAAGTTCAATGGCGGAG GTCATGTAAATCACTCAATTTTCTGGAAGAATCTTGCACCCGTTAGT GAAGGTGGTGGTGAGCCTCCAAAGGGTCCTTTACGCGCCGCTATCGACAATGAATTCGGTTCCTTGGAAGCTCTAATTCAGAAGATGAACGCAGAAGGAGCTGCAGTACAGGGCTCCGGATGGGTG TGGCTCGGCTTGGACAAAGAATTGAAGAGGCTTGTGGTTGACACCACTGTGAATCAG GACACCCTGGGCACTAAAGGGTCGAACTTGGTTCCTCTGCTTGGGATCGATGTCTGGGAGCACGCATACTATTTGCAG TACAAAAACGCCCGACCGGATTACCTGAAGAACATATGGAATGTGATGAACTGGAGATATGCTAGCCAAGTTTACGAGTCCCCTTGA
- the LOC140807778 gene encoding transcription factor RF2b-like, whose amino-acid sequence MQDPNFKLNQTPSHSAAMRPTHHRRAHSEVKFRMQEHLDLVSEQFDAPEGSFEEMGSVDDMFSTYMDIEKFGGGAGVGCGSGVVDSVALYNAGGTAAEGGDDGGKTAGGVARPRHRYSNSVDSSSLMLNESNIEAKTAMAPDKLAELWTIDPKRAKRIMANRQSAARSKERKAHYMSELERKVQNLQTESTTLSAQLTLFQRDTTGLSNENTELKLQLQHMEQQARLRDALNEALKQEVDRLRAATGEISSAPSDAIFSTAMQHVPYNPPAFYSHNISKNLQLPPFHPIHTAMSSHQHPITTSAAHVQGFSDRLHQDPLGRFQGLDIGSRGSNLVKSEGTSLSASEISYTL is encoded by the exons ATGCAAGATCCAAACTTTAAGTTGAACCAAACGCCGTCGCATTCTGCCGCAATGAGGCCGACCCACCACCGCAGGGCTCACTCGGAGGTGAAATTTCGGATGCAGGAGCACTTGGATCTAGTGTCCGAGCAGTTCGATGCGCCAGAGGGGAGTTTTGAGGAAATGGgatctgtggatgatatgttcTCTACTTATATGGATATAGAGAAGTTCGGCGGAGGCGCAGGTGTTGGGTGCGGATCTGGGGTTGTGGATTCGGTTGCTTTATACAATGCTGGTGGGACGGCGGCGGAGGGCGGAGATGATGGCGGGAAGACTGCTGGTGGAGTGGCTAGGCCTAGGCATAGGTATAGTAATTCTGTGGATAGCTCGAGTTTAATGTTGAATGAGAGTAATATTGAAGCAAAGACAGCTATGGCTCCTGATAAGCTTGCTGAATTGTGGACTATAGACCCCAAACGGGCCAAAAG GATTATGGCTAACCGTCAATCTGCTGCTCGATCGAAAGAGAGAAAGGCACACTACATGTCTGAGCTCGAGAGAAAAGTTCAGAACCTTCAAACGGAATCGACAACTCTCTCTGCACAACTCACACTGTTTCAG AGAGACACAACAGGGCTGAGTAATGAAAACACAGAGCTCAAACTTCAGTTACAACACATGGAACAGCAAGCACGGTTACGCGATG CACTCAACGAAGCACTGAAGCAAGAGGTAGACAGACTCAGAGCCGCCACCGGGGAAATATCTTCCGCCCCCTCAGATGCAATTTTCAGCACCGCAATGCAGCATGTCCCGTACAATCCCCCGGCCTTCTATTCCCATAACATCTCAAAAAACCTACAACTCCCACCATTTCATCCCATTCATACTGCCATGTCGAGTCATCAGCATCCTATCACGACGTCTGCTGCGCATGTACAAGGTTTCTCCGACAGGTTGCACCAGGATCCTTTAGGTCGCTTCCAGGGTCTCGATATCGGCAGCAGAGGCTCCAATCTTGTGAAATCTGAAGGCACTTCTCTTTCTGCCAGTGAAATCAGCTACACATTGTGA
- the LOC140807404 gene encoding uncharacterized protein isoform X2: METLEASENSRKTMKMKDLESVFGSPAEAAHLDANPDSRGLDLSVTVGAAKSMTNDDNTSCIREFCKRPASDKEEMVCKDGFSKAKGFVLNLNIDDGSSSNNSDPFYPYKNYKLLNQSEDFESGSSVGPLEENDSTRKCKKVKQNDCMLASYGDKQMTFRVPKPRGRKSKNDVLKRKLEIAKKEQVDRFARAAAPSGLLNGLNPGIINHVRNTKQVHSIIEAVTKFARTDNPQYGSEQDDSSKAGTSTKDVNSAKVSRSGLKQGEILSRSKQIRDFHVCSKSISLSSDAKRGGGDSYMGKTRIFTGSPSQSSIKNVDDALVLKLSSSASIESEKTASLSNEESANSTSVASLSVKAANVASQWLELLNQDIRGRLAALSQSKQRVRDVIQTVLPHLLSREFTANDEKESYTTKESTICNKATAEAHRDRWFKHFEVMDKALSEEEGHLESWLNGVKAMQFHCERGLFGSSQLMHPLGNDSRYEGADNYEKDFAIGAAAASIYSTCNFLMSREN; this comes from the exons ATGGAAACCCTAGAAGCATCTGAAAACTCTCGCAAGACAATGAAAATGAAAGATCTTGAATCAGTTTTTGGCTCTCCAG CTGAAGCTGCACATCTGGATGCCAATCCTGATTCAAGGGGACTTGATCTTAGTGTAACTGTTGGTGCCGCTAAAAGTATGACCAATGATGATAATACATCGTGTATCCGAGAATTCTGCAAACGCCCTGCCTCTGACAAAGAGGAAATGGTGTGTAAAGATGGTTTTTCTAAGGCCAAAGGGTtcgttttaaatttaaatattgacGATGGTTCAAGTTCAAATAACAGCGACCCTTTTTATCCTTATAAGAATTACAAACTTTTGAATCAAAGTGAAGATTTTGAGAGTGGAAGTTCTGTAGGTCCACTAGAGGAAAATGATTCAACTAGGAAATGTAAAAAGGTCAAACAGAACGATTGTATGCTTGCTTCATATGGGGATAAGCAAATGACATTTCGAGTACCAAAACCACGTGGGAGGAAGAGCAAAAATGATGTGCTTAAGAGGAAGTTAGAAATTGCGAAAAAAGAGCAGGTTGATAGGTTTGCACGGGCTGCTGCTCCTAGTGGTTTGCTTAATGGGCTGAATCCCGGTATCATTAATCATGTGAGAAACACAAAACAGGTTCATTCTATTATAGAAGCCGTCACAAAGTTTGCCAGAACAGATAATCCACAATATGGAAGCGAGCAAGATGATAGTAGCAAAGCTGGTACCAGTACAAAAGATGTAAACAGTGCAAAAGTAAGTCGATCTGGTCTCAAACAAGGAGAAATTTTGTCAAGAAGTAAGCAAATTCGAGACTTTCATGTGTGTTCGAAATCAATTTCTTTAAGCTCTGATGCCAAAAGAGGTGGTGGGGATTCATACATGGGAAAGACAAGAATTTTTACAGGGTCGCCATCACAATCCAGCATTAAGAATGTGGATGATGCACTTGTTCTGAAGTTATCATCATCAGCATCCATCGAGTCAGAGAAAACTGCCTCTTTGTCTAATGAGGAGTCGGCGAACTCTACCAGTGTAGCTTCCCTCTCTGTCAAAG CTGCTAATGTAGCTTCTCAATGGTTGGAGCTTCTCAATCAAGACATCAGAGGGCGCCTTGCAGCACTAAGTCAAAGTAAACAAAGAGTTCGGGATGTAATTCAAACTGTTTTACCTCACCTATTATCAAGAGAATTTACCGCTAACGATGAGAAAGAATCATATACGACAAAAGAATCTACCATTTGCAACAAAGCAACTGCTGAAGCTCACCGTGATAGATGGTTCAAACATTTTGAAGTGATGGATAAAGCCCTTTCTGAAGAAGAAGGTCATCTG GAGAGTTGGTTAAATGGAGTGAAGGCAATGCAGTTTCATTGTGAAAGAGGTTTGTTTGGTTCTTCACAACTGATGCATCCTCTAGGAAATGACAGCAG ATACGAGGGAGCTGATAATTATGAGAAAGATTTCGCTATCGGGGCCGCTGCTGCTTCCATTTATTCAACTTGCAACTTCCTGATGTCCAGGGAAAACTGA
- the LOC140807404 gene encoding uncharacterized protein isoform X1 — protein sequence METLEASENSRKTMKMKDLESVFGSPAEAAHLDANPDSRGLDLSVTVGAAKSMTNDDNTSCIREFCKRPASDKEEMVCKDGFSKAKGFVLNLNIDDGSSSNNSDPFYPYKNYKLLNQSEDFESGSSVGPLEENDSTRKCKKVKQNDCMLASYGDKQMTFRVPKPRGRKSKNDVLKRKLEIAKKEQVDRFARAAAPSGLLNGLNPGIINHVRNTKQVHSIIEAVTKFARTDNPQYGSEQDDSSKAGTSTKDVNSAKVSRSGLKQGEILSRSKQIRDFHVCSKSISLSSDAKRGGGDSYMGKTRIFTGSPSQSSIKNVDDALVLKLSSSASIESEKTASLSNEESANSTSVASLSVKAANVASQWLELLNQDIRGRLAALSQSKQRVRDVIQTVLPHLLSREFTANDEKESYTTKESTICNKATAEAHRDRWFKHFEVMDKALSEEEGHLESWLNGVKAMQFHCERGLFGSSQLMHPLGNDSSLKCRYEGADNYEKDFAIGAAAASIYSTCNFLMSREN from the exons ATGGAAACCCTAGAAGCATCTGAAAACTCTCGCAAGACAATGAAAATGAAAGATCTTGAATCAGTTTTTGGCTCTCCAG CTGAAGCTGCACATCTGGATGCCAATCCTGATTCAAGGGGACTTGATCTTAGTGTAACTGTTGGTGCCGCTAAAAGTATGACCAATGATGATAATACATCGTGTATCCGAGAATTCTGCAAACGCCCTGCCTCTGACAAAGAGGAAATGGTGTGTAAAGATGGTTTTTCTAAGGCCAAAGGGTtcgttttaaatttaaatattgacGATGGTTCAAGTTCAAATAACAGCGACCCTTTTTATCCTTATAAGAATTACAAACTTTTGAATCAAAGTGAAGATTTTGAGAGTGGAAGTTCTGTAGGTCCACTAGAGGAAAATGATTCAACTAGGAAATGTAAAAAGGTCAAACAGAACGATTGTATGCTTGCTTCATATGGGGATAAGCAAATGACATTTCGAGTACCAAAACCACGTGGGAGGAAGAGCAAAAATGATGTGCTTAAGAGGAAGTTAGAAATTGCGAAAAAAGAGCAGGTTGATAGGTTTGCACGGGCTGCTGCTCCTAGTGGTTTGCTTAATGGGCTGAATCCCGGTATCATTAATCATGTGAGAAACACAAAACAGGTTCATTCTATTATAGAAGCCGTCACAAAGTTTGCCAGAACAGATAATCCACAATATGGAAGCGAGCAAGATGATAGTAGCAAAGCTGGTACCAGTACAAAAGATGTAAACAGTGCAAAAGTAAGTCGATCTGGTCTCAAACAAGGAGAAATTTTGTCAAGAAGTAAGCAAATTCGAGACTTTCATGTGTGTTCGAAATCAATTTCTTTAAGCTCTGATGCCAAAAGAGGTGGTGGGGATTCATACATGGGAAAGACAAGAATTTTTACAGGGTCGCCATCACAATCCAGCATTAAGAATGTGGATGATGCACTTGTTCTGAAGTTATCATCATCAGCATCCATCGAGTCAGAGAAAACTGCCTCTTTGTCTAATGAGGAGTCGGCGAACTCTACCAGTGTAGCTTCCCTCTCTGTCAAAG CTGCTAATGTAGCTTCTCAATGGTTGGAGCTTCTCAATCAAGACATCAGAGGGCGCCTTGCAGCACTAAGTCAAAGTAAACAAAGAGTTCGGGATGTAATTCAAACTGTTTTACCTCACCTATTATCAAGAGAATTTACCGCTAACGATGAGAAAGAATCATATACGACAAAAGAATCTACCATTTGCAACAAAGCAACTGCTGAAGCTCACCGTGATAGATGGTTCAAACATTTTGAAGTGATGGATAAAGCCCTTTCTGAAGAAGAAGGTCATCTG GAGAGTTGGTTAAATGGAGTGAAGGCAATGCAGTTTCATTGTGAAAGAGGTTTGTTTGGTTCTTCACAACTGATGCATCCTCTAGGAAATGACAGCAG TCTAAAATGCAGATACGAGGGAGCTGATAATTATGAGAAAGATTTCGCTATCGGGGCCGCTGCTGCTTCCATTTATTCAACTTGCAACTTCCTGATGTCCAGGGAAAACTGA
- the LOC140807014 gene encoding CBL-interacting protein kinase 2-like, producing MRNKENILMKKYDVGRLLGQGSFAKVYYGRNLKTGQSVAIKVIDKEKVLKIGLVNQTKREISVMGLIKHENIVQFYEVMATKTKIFFVMEYAKGGELFHKVSMGKLKEDIARKYFQQLICAVYFCHRRGVYHRDLKPENLLLDENGNLKVSDFGLNALSKSKRRDGLLHTTCGTPAYVAPEVISRKGYDGAKADIWSCGVILFVMLAGYLPFHNSNVIEMYRKISMGEYKCPHWFPPEARRLLSRILDPNPHTRISIERIMENMWFRKGLNSNYARTRVGDTEKPPVETDEVLGSSCCETCPEKKTEFARPLSLNAFDIISLSTGFDLSGLFVDDDQRDEVQFTSAKPASHIMSKLEEIACHLKLKVKKDEESMRLEMSKEGRNGNLTVYVEIFEITSSFHYVEVKKRDGDTMEYRKILQRNIKPALEEIVWAWQGEQHQ from the coding sequence ATGAGGAATAAGGAAAACATATTGATGAAAAAATATGATGTCGGAAGGTTGTTAGGACAAGGTAGTTTTGCTAAAGTTTACTATGGTAGGAACCTTAAAACAGGACAGAGTGTGGCGATTAAGGTTATTGACAAAGAAAAGGTGTTGAAAATTGGACTTGTGAATCAGACCAAGAGAGAGATATCTGTTATGGGATTGATCAAACATGAAAATATAGTTCAGTTTTACGAAGTAATGGCTACAAAAACAAAGATTTTCTTCGTGATGGAATATGCTAAAGGCGGGGAGCTTTTTCACAAGGTTTCCATGGGGAAACTCAAGGAGGACATTGCGAGGAAATACTTTCAGCAACTGATTTGTGCTGTCTACTTCTGTCACAGAAGAGGTGTTTATCATCGTGATCTGAAACCTGAAAATCTTTTATTGGATGAAAATGGGAATCTTAAAGTATCGGATTTTGGGTTGAATGCACTTTCAAAATCCAAGAGACGGGATGGTTTGCTCCACACAACTTGTGGAACCCCAGCATATGTTGCTCCTGAAGTGATCAGCAGAAAAGGTTATGATGGAGCAAAAGCTGATATTTGGTCATGTGGGGTGATTTTATTCGTTATGCTAGCCGGTTATCTTCCATTCCACAACTCGAATGTTATAGAGATGTATAGGAAGATATCAATGGGCGAATATAAATGTCCTCATTGGTTCCCTCCTGAAGCACGGAGGCTACTTTCAAGGATCCTTGATCCAAATCCCCACACTAGGATTTCCATAGAAAGAATCATGGAAAACATGTGGTTCCGAAAGGGTTTGAATTCCAACTATGCGAGGACTCGAGTAGGGGATACTGAAAAGCCTCCTGTTGAAACTGATGAAGTTCTTGGATCTTCTTGTTGTGAGACTTGTCCCGAAAAGAAAACGGAGTTTGCAAGACCTCTTAGTTTAAATGCATTTGATATCATCTCTCTCTCCACAGGATTTGACTTGTCTGGTTTGTTTGTGGACGATGACCAAAGGGACGAGGTTCAATTTACATCAGCAAAACCAGCTTCTCATATCATGTCAAAACTTGAGGAAATTGCCTGTCATCTAAAGTTGAAGGTGAAGAAGGATGAAGAGTCGATGAGATTAGAGATGTCTAAGGAGGGTAGAAATGGTAATTTGACTGTATATGTGGAAATATTTGAAATCACTTCATCCTTCCATTATGTCGAGGTGAAGAAGCGTGATGGTGATACGATGGAGTACAGGAAAATTTTGCAAAGGAATATCAAACCGGCTCTTGAAGAGATTGTTTGGGCTTGGCAAGGTGAGCAACATCAGTAG
- the LOC140807914 gene encoding pentatricopeptide repeat-containing protein At3g22150, chloroplastic-like: MYVKYGWLSSAVNLFDIVSHCEILVWDVVLWNSIIDGLLKNGICEAGLIHFRRMEVLYHMKPDDYTLCILLGLCNHISDIVRGTEIHAYVMRTACDDDPFLAKSESLELGSTAFSSVLTACSQSDDIGKGCQLHSDYVLETWVSREHTQSFQWNEGKGLCSLGLFEMGNSGIEPVEIMFLSLISSCNDHCGFVEGGLKVFQSMKEYKIEIKMELYVNMGKAVNFESIDEGGRTDEDPWMQLD, encoded by the exons ATGTATGTGAAATATGGGTGGCTCAGTAGTGCAGTAAACCTGTTTGACATTGTGTCCCATTGTGAAATTTTGGTTTGGGATGTTGTTCTGTGGAATTCTATCATTGACGGGCTTCTTAAAAATGGGATCTGCGAAGCGGGTTTGATTCATTTTCGTCGGATGGAGGTGTTGTATCATATGAAGCCTGATGATTACACGTTGTGCATTCTTCTCGGATTGTGTAACCATATTTCGGATATTGTTCGTGGAACAGAAATTCATGCCTATGTGATGAGAACCGCTTGTGACGATGACCCTTTC CTAGCAAAGAGTGAGAGTCTCGAGCTGGGATCCACCGCGTTTTCCAGTGTGCTGACAGCTTGCTCACAGAGTGACGATATAGGAAAAGGTTGTCAGTTACACAGTGACTATGTACTCGAAACTTGGGTGTCCAGAGAACACACACAAAGTTTTCAGTGGAATGAAGGCAAAGGGCTTTGTAGCTTGGGGCTCTTTGAGATGGGAAATTCGGGAATTGAACCTGTTGAAATAATGTTCCTCTCCTTGATTTCCTCTTGCAATGATCACTGTGGATTTGTTGAAGGTGGTCTGAAAGTATTTCAATCGATGAAAGAATACAAAATTGAGATTAAAATGGAGCTCTATGTTAATATG GGAAAAGCTGTAAATTTTGAGAGCATTGATGAGGGAGGAAGGACTGACGAAGATCCCTGGATGCAGTTGGATTGA